From a region of the Drosophila virilis strain 15010-1051.87 chromosome 3, Dvir_AGI_RSII-ME, whole genome shotgun sequence genome:
- the Mtch gene encoding mitochondrial carrier homolog 2, translating to MANFTDYTRNEETEVNSWIRFGLRLGVSAALHPFEYSKALIQIGYEPIAARPGKSMLGRPIMVLPNIFQYAGHIKRIDGFYGCYRGLAPKLAGAVLSMVVSERVAEKLDLAQREEKDESELTEEENYVQFKYNLKRDIVLTVSGIVVSHPFHVISLRMMAQFVGRETFYNSILGSIAEIWKTEGIRGFFSGLIPKLLCDVACLVLSSSTVFILNKYFIKDKVARQYNAGFTQFMFSSLLYPLQVVSTCSAISGSRLMAGQPPIMPEYSNWVDCWNDLQSRRELKRGSSLFWRSQVLQAPIIATSAFAPLPKLSRYQ from the exons ATGGCCAATTTCACTGATTACACCAGAAATGAGGAGACCGAGGTCAATAGCTGGATTCGTTTCGGCTTGCGCCTTGGCGTTAGCGCTGCACTGCATCCATTTGAATACTCAAAGGCGCTGATACAGATTGGATACGAGCCGATTGCCGCGAGACCCGGCAAGTCAATGCTAGGCAGACCAATTATGGTCCTGCCAAACATTTTCCAGTACG CTGGTCATATCAAAAGAATCGATGGCTTCTATGGTTGTTATCGTGGTCTGGCACCCAAATTAGCTGGTGCTGTTCTGAGCATGGTTGTGAGTGAGCGCGTTGCCGAAAAGCTGGACCTTGCTCAGAGGGAGGAAAAGGACGAGTCGGAGCTGACCGAGGAGGAGAA CTATGTGCAGTTCAAGTACAATCTGAAGCGCGACATTGTGTTGACGGTTAGCGGAATTGTTGTTTCGCATCCTTTCCATGTGATCTCGTTGCGGATGATGGCACAGTTTGTGGGTCGCGAGACGTTTTATAACTCCATTTTGGGCTCCATTGCCGAGATTTGGAAAACCGAAGGCATACGCGGTTTCTTTTCCGGCCTGATCCCCAAGCTGCTGTGCGACGTGGCCTGCCTTGTGCTATCGAGCTCCACTGTTTTCATACTCAACAAATACTTCATCAAGGACAAAGTGGCCAGGCAATATAATGCCGGATTTACCCAGTTTATGTTCTCCAGTCTGCTATATCCACTGCAAGTGGTTTCTACATGCTCCGCAATCAGCGGTTCGCGTCTGATGGCCGGCCAGCCGCCAATAATGCCAGAATACAGCAATTGGGTAGACTGTTGGAACGACTTGCAGTCGCGCAGAGAACTTAAGCGTGGCAGCTCCCTCTTCTGGCG CTCGCAAGTGCTGCAGGCGCCAATAATTGCAACCTCTGCCTTCGCCCCACTGCCCAAGCTGTCCCGCTACCAATAG
- the LOC116650577 gene encoding tRNA pseudouridine synthase-like 1, with the protein MRRYLLNIAYIGTNFRGIQKTVNKLEEARLDTNSVQGCLELALRVFRPKNEIQTVLSSRTDAGVHALHSTVHVDLERSDNKFYDTTTLTGVLNRTLDKQNLPIRVLSTQRVPDTFHCRYHAIGRTYLYRVAVAKNVTQSNTINSLRNKGYESFVPVEEIDRCYFLQNNNFDIERLKNAARMFLGVHDFRSFMSVSRQKSPSRDHPMFTVRKIDEINIRAGQSLALGPNATLASQIYDYWDIEIKAKSFLYKQVRRIVGTLLALANGRIDERCIYEMLTIPSKHTWEPRILVAPASGLYLCRVHYNDTAFELPDETSP; encoded by the exons ATGCGTAGGTATTTACTCAACATTGCCTACATTGGCACGAATTTTCG TGGCATACAGAAGACCGTAAACAAGTTGGAGGAAGCGCGTCTAGATACGAATTCAGTTCAGGGCTGCTTGGAGTTGGCATTGCGCGTTTTTCGTCCTAAAAACGAAATCCAAACCGTGCTGTCCAGTCG CACAGATGCCGGCGTGCACGCCCTGCACTCGACAGTTCACGTCGATTTGGAACGCAGCGATAATAAATTCTACGATACGACCACGTTGACAGGTGTACTCAATCGAACCCTGGACAAGCAGAACCTGCCAATACGCGTGCTAAGTACCCAGCGCGTGCCAGACACGTTTCATTGCCGCTATCACGCCATCGGACGCACCTATTTATATCGCGTGGCAGTGGCCAAGAATGTGACGCAGTCGAATACCATCAATAGTTTAAGGAACAAAGGCTACGAATCTTTTGTGCCCGTTGAGGAGATAGACAGGTGTTACTTTCTGCA GAACAATAATTTCGATATAGAACGGCTGAAGAATGCGGCGCGCATGTTCCTTGGCGTCCACGACTTTCGCAGCTTTATGAGCGTCAGTCGACAGAAGAGTCCCAGTCGCGACCATCCCATGTTCACAGTGCGCAAAATCGATGAGATTAATATACGTGCTGGACAAAGCCTTGCACTGGGCCCAAACGCAACGTTGGCATCACAAATTTACGACTATTGGGACATAGAGATCAAGGCCAAGTCGTTTCTGTACAAGCAGGTTCGACGCATTGTGGGCACGCTTCTGGCGCTGGCAAATGGCCGCATAGACGAACGCTGCATCTATGAAATGCTAACGATTCCTTCCAAACACACCTGGGAACCTCGTATACTGGTTGCGCCCGCATCTGGTCTTTACCTTTGTCGTGTACACTACAACGATACGGCTTTCGAGCTTCCAGACGAGACTAGTCCTTAA
- the Mkp gene encoding dual specificity protein phosphatase 19: protein MILLYELQKRLANLRPTTTIVTTPTGARYIERRRSSTGEDSSPEQLEARQYGFVVDTKPDAVPACILSEFLYLGSQDAVTPENISKYKLTHILSVGIETPNVELPPTVKCKHLPCLDLPETNILQYVLPVAINFIEEAYAVKGCVLVHCNAGVSRSAAVVIGYLMQRRDMSFEEAYNLVKSWRPCIQPNAGFMQQLKKFHNT, encoded by the coding sequence ATGATATTGCTGTATGAGCTGCAGAAACGTCTGGCCAATCTAAGGCCCACCACTACGATTGTGACCACACCCACCGGCGCCCGTTACATTGAACGGCGCAGATCCTCAACCGGAGAGGACAGCAGTCCAGAACAGCTGGAAGCACGCCAATACGGATTCGTTGTGGATACCAAACCCGATGCCGTGCCAGCATGCATTTTGAGCGAATTCCTTTATTTAGGCTCCCAGGACGCCGTTACTCCGGAAAACATCTCAAAGTATAAATTAACGCACATATTAAGCGTTGGCATTGAAACGCCCAACGTTGAGCTGCCGCCAACGGTTAAGTGCAAGCATTTGCCATGCCTGGATCTGCCAGAAACGAATATACTGCAATATGTGCTGCCCGTTGCCATTAACTTCATAGAGGAGGCGTACGCCGTAAAGGGATGTGTGCTGGTCCACTGCAATGCGGGCGTATCGCGATCCGCAGCAGTTGTCATCGGTTATCTGATGCAGCGACGTGACATGTCCTTCGAGGAGGCCTACAATCTGGTTAAGTCGTGGCGGCCATGCATACAGCCAAACGCCGGATTCATGCAGCAGttaaaaaaatttcataaCACATAG